A portion of the Corynebacterium ammoniagenes DSM 20306 genome contains these proteins:
- the murD gene encoding UDP-N-acetylmuramoyl-L-alanine--D-glutamate ligase, with translation MDSTLKLPRTVLVAGGGVSGRGCATILRELGADVTVADGNAHTRDELAAELGVATIDPAEVDFATSSFDVVVTSPGWRPNSPLLVDAQAAGLEVIGDVELAWRLDQAETFGPSRTWLVVTGTNGKTTTTGMLTAMMQANEETSGLRAAAAGNIGVSLFTALAAQPRVDVLCVELSSFQLHWSKSLRPQVGTVLNLAEDHIDWHGSFEGYALDKAKAFLGDVAVVGQDDPRVVDAAVKIRPRGEVTSFSAGAPQDGGVGVIDDEIVVGLPPVPLASAKGIEPAGIAGVLDACAAAAVAHAAGASAASISAGLASYRVDSHRGQVVHDAGGVTFIDNSKATNPHAVEAALAGLSNVIWIAGGQLKGAEVDDLISNHHTAMKAAVLLGQDQEIIAEAIERYAPELAVINIAETDGELAMQRSVAAAIQHAEAGDTVLLAPAAASLDMYSGMGERGDLFATYARQLCQGEEL, from the coding sequence ATGGATTCCACACTGAAGCTTCCACGAACAGTTTTGGTCGCTGGCGGTGGGGTATCAGGCCGCGGGTGTGCCACTATTTTGCGTGAGCTTGGCGCCGACGTCACCGTTGCCGACGGCAATGCCCACACTCGTGATGAGCTGGCAGCTGAACTGGGCGTGGCCACCATCGATCCCGCTGAGGTTGATTTTGCTACCTCTAGCTTTGACGTCGTGGTGACCTCTCCCGGGTGGCGCCCGAATTCACCACTGTTGGTGGATGCCCAAGCAGCTGGACTCGAAGTCATTGGCGATGTGGAACTAGCCTGGCGCCTCGACCAAGCTGAAACCTTTGGGCCTTCACGGACCTGGTTGGTTGTTACGGGCACGAATGGCAAGACGACCACCACCGGCATGTTGACCGCCATGATGCAGGCGAATGAAGAAACTTCTGGCCTGCGCGCCGCTGCGGCCGGCAACATTGGCGTTTCGCTATTTACCGCCTTGGCCGCGCAACCGCGCGTGGATGTGCTGTGCGTGGAGCTATCGTCTTTCCAATTGCACTGGTCAAAGTCACTGCGACCTCAGGTGGGCACCGTGTTAAATCTGGCGGAAGACCATATTGACTGGCATGGCAGCTTCGAAGGCTATGCCCTCGATAAAGCCAAGGCCTTCCTCGGCGATGTGGCTGTGGTCGGCCAAGATGACCCACGCGTGGTAGACGCTGCCGTAAAGATTCGCCCGCGCGGCGAAGTCACCAGCTTTAGCGCTGGCGCGCCACAAGATGGTGGGGTCGGAGTAATCGACGACGAGATTGTGGTGGGCCTTCCACCCGTGCCACTGGCTAGCGCGAAAGGTATTGAACCGGCGGGTATCGCAGGTGTCTTAGATGCGTGCGCTGCTGCGGCGGTGGCGCATGCGGCAGGCGCGAGTGCGGCATCGATAAGCGCTGGCTTGGCGTCGTACCGCGTGGACTCGCACCGTGGTCAAGTGGTGCACGACGCCGGTGGTGTGACATTTATTGATAATTCCAAAGCCACCAATCCACATGCCGTGGAAGCAGCGCTGGCGGGATTATCCAATGTCATTTGGATTGCGGGCGGCCAACTCAAAGGCGCGGAAGTAGATGACTTAATCAGCAACCATCACACAGCGATGAAAGCCGCAGTGCTTTTGGGACAAGACCAAGAAATCATCGCCGAGGCCATTGAACGATATGCGCCGGAGCTTGCTGTCATTAACATTGCGGAGACCGACGGGGAGCTGGCGATGCAACGCAGCGTCGCGGCCGCCATTCAACACGCCGAGGCAGGAGATACCGTGCTTTTAGCACCCGCTGCGGCATCGTTGGATATGTATTCAGGAATGGGCGAGCGTGGCGATCTTTTCGCCACCTACGCACGACAACTATGCCAAGGTGAGGAGCTTTAA
- the murG gene encoding undecaprenyldiphospho-muramoylpentapeptide beta-N-acetylglucosaminyltransferase, with the protein MNKAKLSVVIAGGGTAGHIEPALAVGEALKTEHGARITALGTKKGLEGEIIPARGVDLRMIDPVPIPRKPSMDMAKLPYRLSKAVLQTRAVLKNVNAQAVFGTGGYVAAPAYLAAKSMGLPFYVLETNALAGMANKLGVKLGGVGLNATPNSGMAGEVVGIPVRSELGQDPDGEAAARGREQWGLDDSKPVLLVTGGSQGAASINAAVAEALPGLLEHVQVLHAYGPRNEAPQAEEGYVPVPYIDDMAAAIAVADLTVCRSGAMTVAEITAAGLPAIYVPLPHGNGEQALNSQPVVDAGGAVMIPDAELDGQRLTEEVMQIARDPHKREEMVAAAESSGAGDVSKMLADRIAAHVRKEQEKDSN; encoded by the coding sequence ATGAACAAGGCTAAATTATCGGTCGTCATTGCAGGTGGCGGCACCGCCGGCCACATTGAGCCTGCGTTGGCGGTAGGGGAAGCACTAAAAACCGAGCACGGTGCGCGCATTACGGCACTGGGCACGAAGAAGGGCCTAGAAGGGGAAATCATTCCTGCCCGCGGGGTGGATTTGCGCATGATCGATCCTGTCCCGATTCCGCGTAAGCCGAGCATGGATATGGCCAAGCTGCCATACCGGCTCAGCAAAGCCGTGTTGCAAACTCGCGCTGTGTTGAAAAACGTAAACGCGCAGGCAGTCTTCGGAACCGGCGGCTATGTGGCTGCTCCGGCTTATCTTGCGGCAAAGTCCATGGGCCTGCCTTTTTATGTCCTAGAAACCAATGCTTTGGCAGGTATGGCCAATAAACTAGGCGTCAAGCTTGGGGGAGTAGGCCTTAACGCCACTCCTAATTCCGGTATGGCCGGGGAAGTAGTAGGCATCCCAGTTCGCTCTGAACTTGGCCAAGATCCTGATGGCGAAGCCGCAGCGCGCGGGCGCGAGCAGTGGGGACTAGATGACTCCAAGCCGGTGCTATTGGTCACCGGTGGTTCCCAAGGCGCGGCCTCTATTAACGCCGCGGTTGCAGAAGCGTTGCCAGGTCTGCTGGAACACGTGCAGGTTCTGCATGCCTACGGCCCACGCAATGAGGCACCGCAAGCTGAAGAAGGCTATGTTCCGGTACCTTATATTGATGATATGGCCGCGGCGATTGCCGTTGCCGATCTTACGGTCTGCCGTTCCGGGGCCATGACCGTGGCAGAAATTACCGCCGCCGGTTTGCCCGCCATTTACGTGCCTCTGCCACATGGCAATGGTGAACAAGCGCTGAATTCTCAACCGGTAGTTGACGCCGGCGGAGCAGTGATGATCCCTGATGCGGAGCTCGATGGGCAACGCTTGACGGAAGAAGTCATGCAGATCGCACGGGATCCGCACAAGCGCGAAGAGATGGTTGCTGCCGCGGAAAGCAGTGGCGCGGGTGATGTCTCGAAGATGCTGGCGGACCGTATCGCCGCTCATGTTAGAAAAGAACAAGAAAAGGACTCCAACTAG
- a CDS encoding FtsW/RodA/SpoVE family cell cycle protein — protein MTASEPRASTAHPSPRKNTTGWATGIKEYLDSRAGLDYLMLRIIIFLLIGIGVIMVFSSSMATSYVQSTGVWTEAIRQTLMVGVGLFLFWIALRFRPSFVRKLVPWVLLLSIILLVAVLIPGIGTGREEVGSQSWIILGPMSLQPSELARVAIGLFGATTLADKVHTSFNLRDPFTMYSLIAAMMFGLIIAQGDVGMAMSFAVVVIFTLFFAGVNWSVIAILAVIAVLAALGLFLGGGFRSNRFHTYFDALRGDFADTQGTGFQAYQGFLSLADGGLTGVGIGQSRAKWFYLPEAKNDFVFAILGEELGLLGGALVIVLFALLGFFGIRTAMRAQNQFQALMAATLTAGVVAQAFFNIGYVVGLLPVTGIQLPMISAGGTSAIITIASMGLLANVARHEPMQISAMQNYGRPLFDRIFNIPEPDPIDGVARRGRHSAPSRRAASRTTAQVTAERANENGMGRDPEGEVLHRAQGGDYRRADGRRAGYNREQTRRGETRRARDAEREKRFGQAVTDNRRPREKR, from the coding sequence ATGACGGCGTCTGAGCCACGGGCAAGCACAGCACATCCCTCTCCACGCAAAAACACAACGGGTTGGGCAACCGGCATCAAGGAGTATTTAGACTCCCGCGCCGGCCTTGACTACCTGATGCTGCGGATTATCATCTTCCTGCTTATTGGCATTGGCGTCATCATGGTGTTTTCCTCCTCGATGGCGACCTCTTATGTGCAATCAACAGGCGTGTGGACCGAAGCCATTCGCCAGACCCTGATGGTTGGCGTTGGCCTATTTCTTTTCTGGATAGCGCTGCGCTTTCGGCCGTCTTTTGTGCGCAAGCTCGTGCCGTGGGTACTTTTGCTATCCATTATCCTGCTGGTTGCCGTACTTATCCCTGGCATTGGTACCGGCCGTGAAGAAGTAGGTTCACAATCCTGGATTATTCTGGGGCCGATGAGCCTGCAGCCTTCCGAGCTGGCGCGTGTGGCCATCGGGCTTTTCGGTGCCACCACCTTGGCCGATAAGGTCCACACGAGTTTCAATCTGCGTGATCCCTTCACCATGTATTCGCTGATTGCAGCCATGATGTTTGGCTTGATCATTGCCCAAGGCGATGTGGGCATGGCGATGTCTTTTGCCGTCGTCGTGATTTTCACGCTCTTTTTTGCTGGTGTGAATTGGAGCGTTATTGCCATCTTGGCGGTCATCGCTGTACTCGCTGCGCTGGGACTTTTCTTAGGCGGCGGTTTCCGCTCAAATCGTTTCCACACGTACTTTGACGCATTGCGCGGCGATTTCGCCGATACCCAGGGAACAGGCTTTCAGGCCTATCAAGGCTTCCTGTCACTAGCGGACGGCGGTCTTACCGGCGTGGGCATTGGCCAGTCCCGTGCAAAATGGTTCTATCTTCCCGAGGCGAAAAACGACTTCGTCTTCGCCATCTTGGGTGAAGAACTCGGACTACTCGGCGGGGCACTGGTTATCGTGCTCTTCGCGCTGCTGGGCTTTTTCGGAATCCGCACCGCGATGCGCGCACAAAACCAATTCCAGGCACTGATGGCAGCGACCTTGACCGCTGGTGTTGTCGCGCAGGCATTTTTCAATATCGGTTATGTCGTCGGCCTGCTGCCGGTGACCGGTATTCAGCTGCCGATGATTTCTGCGGGTGGTACTTCGGCGATTATTACCATTGCGTCGATGGGCTTGCTCGCGAATGTTGCGCGCCATGAGCCCATGCAGATCTCTGCGATGCAAAATTATGGTCGCCCACTCTTTGACCGCATCTTCAATATCCCCGAACCTGACCCCATCGATGGCGTTGCGCGACGCGGCCGTCACTCCGCGCCCAGCCGTCGGGCTGCGAGCCGCACCACCGCTCAAGTTACCGCTGAGCGCGCGAATGAAAACGGCATGGGGCGTGATCCCGAGGGCGAAGTACTGCACCGGGCACAAGGCGGCGATTATCGCCGAGCTGATGGTCGACGCGCAGGATATAATCGCGAGCAAACCCGTCGCGGCGAGACCCGTCGCGCACGCGATGCCGAGCGCGAAAAGCGCTTTGGTCAAGCAGTGACTGATAACCGGCGCCCACGTGAGAAAAGGTAG
- a CDS encoding UDP-N-acetylmuramoyl-tripeptide--D-alanyl-D-alanine ligase has product MIDLTLKEIADIVGGSLDSVDDPDARVTGFVEFDSRKVAPGGLFLCFPGAKVDGHDFAEKAIEQGAVAVLAAREVGVPAIVVQPTGRIEGDGANADIYANDADGSAAAVVRALSDLAHYVTTKLTSEHDLSIIGVTGSAGKTSTKDLIATILRNDGETVAPPGSFNNEIGHPYTALRCDVDTKYLVAELSARGIGHIKHLTDIATPRIGVVLNVGTAHLGEFGSRENIAIAKGELVESLPDVSEGGVAVLNADDPFVAAMAKRTTAKVVTYSSANPPAVGADYYATNITLDNVARPSFTLHAPGVKPVSVTLQVFGVHQVSNSLAAAAAAIEAGLSVESVADSLSGHRNASAHRMDVHTRADGVTIINDSYNANPDSMRAAIAALGYTTSGRPDARSIAVLGEMGELGDDAIEEHYSLGAELAKFDVHTLIVVGETANGEAMASAAAERGINTMVSRDIDEAIWHIEDVLNTPPAGVEDWSAREMKDVVLVKASNAQRLWLVSERLLNGED; this is encoded by the coding sequence GTGATTGACTTAACACTCAAGGAAATCGCCGACATCGTCGGAGGATCCTTAGACAGCGTCGACGACCCTGACGCACGCGTGACGGGGTTCGTCGAGTTTGATTCGCGCAAGGTTGCCCCAGGCGGGCTCTTCCTGTGCTTTCCAGGTGCGAAAGTCGATGGCCACGATTTTGCAGAAAAGGCTATCGAGCAAGGTGCAGTAGCGGTCTTAGCAGCGCGAGAAGTCGGCGTTCCAGCAATCGTTGTTCAGCCCACTGGGCGCATTGAAGGCGACGGCGCGAATGCCGATATCTATGCCAATGATGCAGATGGTTCTGCAGCCGCCGTGGTGCGTGCGTTATCTGATCTCGCGCACTATGTGACGACGAAGCTTACGTCAGAACACGATCTGAGCATCATCGGAGTTACCGGTTCCGCAGGTAAGACCTCGACGAAGGACTTGATTGCCACCATCTTGCGCAATGACGGGGAAACCGTTGCGCCTCCCGGCTCTTTCAACAATGAAATTGGGCACCCTTATACCGCGCTGCGCTGCGATGTGGATACCAAATACCTCGTGGCTGAGCTTTCCGCACGCGGCATTGGGCACATAAAACACCTCACTGATATCGCAACACCACGCATCGGAGTAGTGCTCAATGTGGGCACCGCGCATCTGGGTGAGTTTGGATCACGGGAAAATATCGCGATTGCCAAAGGCGAGCTGGTCGAATCTTTGCCGGATGTCTCCGAGGGCGGTGTCGCCGTATTAAATGCGGATGATCCTTTCGTGGCGGCGATGGCAAAGCGAACCACCGCCAAAGTGGTGACGTATTCTTCGGCGAACCCGCCAGCGGTCGGCGCAGATTATTATGCCACCAACATCACGTTGGATAACGTCGCGCGCCCGTCATTTACTCTGCATGCCCCTGGCGTCAAGCCAGTATCGGTGACTTTGCAGGTCTTCGGCGTGCACCAGGTGTCTAATTCTCTTGCCGCGGCAGCAGCAGCCATCGAGGCCGGACTGTCTGTGGAATCAGTGGCGGATTCTTTGAGTGGGCATCGTAACGCGTCTGCACACCGCATGGATGTGCATACCCGTGCCGATGGTGTCACCATTATCAATGACTCTTATAATGCGAACCCGGATTCTATGCGGGCTGCGATCGCAGCATTGGGCTATACCACCTCGGGCCGACCTGATGCGCGCTCCATTGCTGTTCTCGGTGAAATGGGAGAGCTGGGAGATGACGCCATCGAGGAGCACTACAGCCTAGGTGCTGAGCTGGCGAAATTTGATGTCCACACCCTGATTGTTGTTGGCGAAACTGCTAATGGCGAGGCGATGGCTAGTGCCGCAGCCGAACGCGGTATAAATACTATGGTTAGCCGGGATATCGATGAAGCCATTTGGCACATCGAGGACGTCCTCAACACCCCGCCCGCGGGGGTTGAAGATTGGTCTGCACGCGAGATGAAAGACGTGGTCCTGGTCAAAGCCTCCAACGCACAACGTTTGTGGCTGGTCTCTGAACGCCTGCTCAACGGCGAAGATTAA
- the mraY gene encoding phospho-N-acetylmuramoyl-pentapeptide-transferase: protein MTQIMASGVISFLVAIFFTPWLIRYFSNAGKGQEIREDGPKSHLRKRGTPTMGGVAILAGIVIAYLSVNTYGSITGTGGFTISGILVLGLTLGLGALGFADDFIKLFKSRNLGLNKTAKLVGQLALALAFGLLVLQFPDDNDLTPATTHLSFVRDIPTFNIAIGPTIIGIIIFLVFMYILIAAWSNAVNLTDGLDGLAAGSTAFVMGAYTIITFWQFRNSCETGFVAGCYQVRDPLDLAILAAAGLGGTLGFLWWNAAPAKIFMGDTGSLALGGLVAGLSVTTRTELLMIIIGALFVVEAASVVIQVFVFKTSGKRFFRMAPIHHHFENGGWPETAVVTRFWLLAGMAAMAGVGIFYGEWLLATGASIL from the coding sequence ATGACTCAGATAATGGCCTCCGGCGTCATCAGCTTCCTTGTGGCGATCTTCTTTACTCCATGGCTGATCCGATATTTCTCTAACGCCGGCAAAGGCCAAGAGATTCGCGAGGACGGTCCGAAGTCGCACTTGCGCAAGCGCGGAACTCCAACCATGGGCGGCGTGGCCATCCTGGCGGGCATTGTCATCGCGTATTTATCCGTCAATACCTATGGCTCAATTACCGGAACCGGCGGGTTTACCATTTCCGGAATCCTGGTTCTAGGCTTGACTTTGGGCCTCGGTGCATTGGGCTTTGCCGATGACTTCATCAAACTATTCAAATCCCGCAACCTTGGATTGAATAAGACCGCGAAGCTGGTGGGCCAGCTCGCCTTGGCATTGGCGTTTGGTCTATTGGTCCTGCAGTTTCCCGATGACAATGACCTAACGCCTGCGACTACGCACTTGTCCTTTGTGCGCGATATCCCGACGTTTAATATCGCCATCGGACCCACCATCATCGGCATCATTATTTTCTTGGTGTTTATGTACATCTTGATTGCCGCGTGGTCGAATGCCGTCAACCTCACCGATGGCCTCGATGGCCTGGCGGCAGGCTCTACCGCCTTTGTCATGGGCGCGTACACCATCATCACGTTCTGGCAATTCCGCAACTCCTGTGAAACTGGCTTCGTCGCTGGTTGCTACCAGGTACGCGACCCGCTGGACTTGGCCATCTTGGCTGCCGCTGGTTTGGGTGGCACCCTGGGCTTTTTGTGGTGGAATGCGGCCCCAGCAAAAATCTTTATGGGCGATACCGGCTCCTTGGCACTCGGTGGCCTCGTCGCTGGTTTGTCCGTAACCACCCGCACGGAGCTGCTGATGATCATCATCGGTGCACTGTTCGTGGTGGAGGCGGCATCGGTTGTCATCCAGGTATTTGTATTTAAGACCTCCGGAAAGCGCTTTTTCCGCATGGCGCCGATTCACCACCACTTCGAAAATGGTGGCTGGCCGGAAACGGCGGTTGTTACCCGATTCTGGTTGCTTGCCGGCATGGCAGCGATGGCCGGCGTGGGCATTTTCTACGGCGAATGGCTCCTTGCCACCGGCGCCAGCATTCTTTAA
- a CDS encoding UDP-N-acetylmuramoyl-L-alanyl-D-glutamate--2,6-diaminopimelate ligase: protein MTTTLKKLAEIARGEIIGDGTVTVDAITLDSRLVESEHLFAAVPGTRTHGAEFAAQTSAKAVLTDAAGVDILNGSDTAESFDRPIIVVDDIRAVLGDISAEIYGHPTQNLTVLGVTGTSGKTTTTYLLESGLLAAGYSTGLIGTTGTRINRTPVDTQLTTPEAPTLQELFARMVDEGVTHVVMEVSSHALDLGRVQGVDFAVGGFTNLSQDHLDFHPTMEEYFSAKAKLFVGNNAARHAVVCINDDWGERLADQVDAEDIPLTVVSTTGAIVHTGDEGSVAEADEMLRERTRELLVPGTVVAWQQSVETTGEQQVALEINPPRESEVIQAEMARSFDFRLPLPGDFNIANAGLAVGMASAAGIDLDTFITALTKVAVPGRMQRIDEGQDFVAVVDYAHKPAAIEAVLETLRSQLESAGNTAQGRLGVVVGAGGDRDSSKRGLMGAAAAKAADFVVVTDDNPRTEDPAPIREAVMAGAREAAEESNRPVEIVEIASRADAIDAVVNWAHDGDAVIVVGKGHEVGQLIGGTMHHFDDREELSRALQSKRAAQAHAADDSTGRHK, encoded by the coding sequence ATGACCACGACTTTAAAGAAGTTGGCGGAAATCGCGCGCGGTGAAATCATTGGTGATGGCACAGTGACCGTGGACGCCATTACTTTGGATTCACGATTAGTCGAATCCGAACACCTTTTTGCTGCTGTTCCCGGCACGCGCACCCACGGTGCAGAATTTGCGGCACAGACATCTGCCAAAGCAGTGCTTACCGATGCCGCCGGCGTGGACATCCTCAACGGCTCAGATACGGCGGAAAGCTTCGATCGCCCCATCATTGTTGTCGATGATATTCGCGCAGTGCTCGGTGATATTTCCGCTGAGATTTATGGACACCCTACGCAGAATCTGACAGTTCTGGGAGTAACGGGTACCTCCGGTAAAACCACGACTACTTATTTATTGGAGTCGGGACTTCTCGCTGCGGGCTATTCCACCGGGCTGATTGGCACCACCGGTACACGCATTAACCGCACCCCGGTCGATACACAGTTGACCACTCCAGAAGCACCAACCTTGCAAGAGCTTTTCGCGCGGATGGTGGATGAGGGCGTGACCCATGTGGTCATGGAAGTTTCTTCGCATGCCCTAGACCTCGGCCGAGTCCAAGGCGTGGACTTTGCTGTCGGAGGATTTACCAACCTGTCCCAGGACCACTTGGATTTCCACCCCACTATGGAGGAGTACTTCTCCGCGAAGGCGAAGCTTTTTGTTGGCAACAATGCCGCGCGTCATGCCGTGGTGTGCATTAATGATGATTGGGGAGAGCGTCTAGCCGACCAAGTCGATGCCGAAGACATTCCGCTGACGGTCGTTTCTACCACCGGGGCGATTGTTCATACCGGCGACGAAGGCTCGGTCGCCGAAGCCGATGAAATGTTGCGCGAACGAACTCGTGAATTGTTGGTTCCGGGCACCGTCGTGGCGTGGCAACAGTCCGTGGAGACCACGGGAGAGCAGCAAGTTGCGCTGGAAATCAACCCACCGCGCGAGAGCGAAGTCATCCAGGCAGAGATGGCGCGTTCTTTTGACTTCCGCTTGCCGCTGCCGGGTGATTTCAACATCGCCAATGCAGGGCTTGCCGTCGGCATGGCCAGTGCGGCGGGCATTGATTTGGATACCTTTATTACTGCCTTAACCAAAGTTGCCGTCCCTGGGCGCATGCAGCGTATCGATGAAGGCCAAGACTTCGTCGCCGTCGTAGATTACGCGCACAAGCCGGCAGCTATCGAAGCTGTGCTAGAGACCCTGCGGTCCCAGCTAGAGTCAGCCGGAAACACTGCGCAAGGTCGCCTGGGAGTTGTTGTGGGCGCCGGTGGCGACCGTGACTCCTCCAAGCGCGGATTGATGGGCGCTGCTGCGGCTAAGGCTGCGGATTTCGTTGTGGTCACAGATGATAACCCCCGCACGGAAGATCCCGCGCCAATTCGTGAAGCAGTCATGGCTGGCGCCCGGGAGGCCGCGGAAGAGAGCAACCGGCCGGTTGAGATTGTTGAAATCGCATCGCGTGCCGATGCCATCGACGCCGTGGTCAACTGGGCCCACGACGGTGACGCTGTCATCGTGGTGGGTAAAGGCCATGAAGTCGGACAACTCATCGGAGGGACCATGCACCACTTCGATGACCGAGAAGAACTATCCCGCGCACTACAATCAAAGCGAGCAGCACAGGCACACGCCGCTGACGACTCCACTGGGAGGCATAAGTGA
- a CDS encoding peptidoglycan D,D-transpeptidase FtsI family protein gives MMAKRLNIVIAILVVVTMALVGRLAWVQIVWGPELSAQAEAQRTRVYVEPARRGEIVDRDGQRIAYTMAARSLTVSPTRLRDELREQEELEAQNDDKLAGMSEKEQNEFLDDRVTARLEEMAEGIPDAIEESGVSTSDIDEDQIMDKLRADTQYEVLVRNVDPDIAVEISNKYHGVAADHQDIRQYPNGAIAENIVGKVSMDGQGQFGFEASGDSLLTGIDGRSTEDVSTDGQLIPGTVRDEVEAIDGSDVQLTLDLDLQTYVQQKLEQAVDNSGAKMGEAVVLDAVTGQVLSMANSGTIDPNKDIEKQLEEGKDFENRSISHPYEPGSVAKVVTAAAAIEEGLTTPEEVHQVPGSIDVAGVTVADAWQHGVEPYTTAGIFGKSSNVGTLQIAQRLGEEKFAEYLEKFGLGETTGIELPNESSGLLPPLEQWSGGTFANLPIGQGMSWTTLQMASVYQAMANDGELIQPRIIDNITDAEGKDVPQEEPGTTQVVSPETARTVVDMFRSTFQDDPSYVQNGTAMGNEIEGYQLSGKTGTAQKVDPETGAYSESSYWITFAGIAPADDPRFVVAIMLDEPKSGTNPDGSGGQSAAPLFSDIAAWLLNRDNIPTSPEGKRWVMTQN, from the coding sequence ATGATGGCAAAGCGCCTCAACATTGTGATTGCCATTTTGGTCGTTGTGACCATGGCACTGGTGGGCCGCTTGGCTTGGGTGCAAATTGTGTGGGGACCGGAATTATCAGCGCAAGCAGAAGCACAGCGCACGCGCGTGTATGTCGAACCGGCACGCCGTGGTGAGATCGTAGACCGCGACGGGCAGCGTATTGCGTACACCATGGCGGCACGGTCGTTGACTGTTTCGCCGACTCGTTTGCGTGATGAACTTCGTGAGCAAGAAGAGCTGGAAGCGCAAAACGACGATAAGTTGGCTGGGATGAGCGAGAAGGAACAAAATGAGTTCCTCGATGACCGCGTCACCGCTCGCCTGGAAGAAATGGCAGAGGGAATTCCAGATGCCATTGAGGAATCAGGGGTATCAACGTCTGATATCGATGAAGACCAGATCATGGATAAATTGCGTGCCGATACGCAATATGAAGTGCTCGTGCGCAATGTCGATCCAGATATCGCCGTGGAAATCTCCAACAAGTACCACGGTGTCGCAGCTGACCACCAAGATATTCGCCAGTATCCCAACGGGGCGATTGCTGAAAACATCGTCGGTAAGGTCTCCATGGATGGCCAGGGTCAGTTCGGCTTTGAAGCCTCCGGCGACTCGCTTTTGACCGGTATTGATGGCCGCTCGACGGAAGATGTCTCTACCGATGGGCAGCTGATCCCCGGTACGGTGCGCGATGAAGTCGAAGCTATCGATGGCTCCGATGTGCAGCTGACCTTGGACTTGGACTTGCAAACTTATGTCCAGCAGAAGCTGGAACAGGCAGTGGACAACTCCGGCGCAAAGATGGGCGAGGCCGTGGTGCTGGATGCCGTTACCGGCCAAGTGCTGTCGATGGCTAATTCTGGAACCATCGATCCGAATAAGGATATTGAAAAACAACTCGAAGAAGGCAAAGACTTCGAAAACCGTTCTATTTCGCACCCCTATGAACCAGGATCCGTAGCCAAGGTAGTCACAGCCGCGGCGGCGATCGAAGAAGGGCTGACCACTCCAGAAGAAGTACACCAGGTGCCGGGATCGATTGACGTTGCTGGTGTCACTGTGGCGGATGCGTGGCAGCACGGCGTGGAGCCGTATACCACCGCAGGTATTTTCGGTAAGTCTTCTAACGTCGGTACATTGCAGATTGCGCAGCGACTGGGCGAGGAAAAATTTGCCGAGTACTTGGAGAAATTCGGCTTAGGCGAAACCACCGGCATTGAGCTGCCGAATGAGTCTTCTGGTTTGTTGCCACCGCTCGAGCAGTGGTCGGGTGGCACCTTTGCCAACCTACCCATTGGCCAGGGTATGTCATGGACTACCTTGCAGATGGCCAGTGTCTATCAAGCAATGGCTAACGATGGTGAGCTTATTCAGCCGCGGATCATTGACAACATCACCGACGCTGAAGGCAAAGACGTTCCCCAGGAAGAACCAGGGACTACTCAAGTTGTCTCGCCAGAGACGGCACGAACCGTCGTGGATATGTTCCGCTCGACCTTCCAAGATGATCCGTCGTATGTCCAAAACGGTACCGCGATGGGCAATGAAATTGAGGGATACCAGCTTTCGGGCAAGACCGGCACCGCGCAAAAGGTAGACCCAGAAACCGGTGCGTATTCCGAAAGCTCCTACTGGATTACATTTGCCGGTATTGCTCCTGCTGATGACCCACGTTTCGTTGTCGCCATCATGCTCGATGAGCCCAAGTCGGGCACGAATCCAGATGGTTCCGGTGGACAGTCCGCCGCACCGCTATTTAGTGATATTGCAGCTTGGTTGCTCAACCGCGATAACATTCCGACTTCGCCCGAAGGAAAACGATGGGTAATGACGCAGAATTAG